The following are encoded together in the Mycolicibacterium arabiense genome:
- a CDS encoding TetR/AcrR family transcriptional regulator, with translation MTSGQRRSQWSGVPLQDRQALRRDKLVAAGVALLGGAAGPALTVRAVCKEAGLTERYFYESFSDRDEFVRAVYDDVCSTAMSALTSSTTPRDAVERFVTLMVDDPARGRVLLIAPEREPVLARSGAEWMPTFIDLLQHKLTRITDPGVQAMVATGLVGALTALFTAYLNGRLATTREQFIDYCVDMLLSRAPTA, from the coding sequence GTGACGTCCGGTCAACGACGGAGCCAATGGTCTGGTGTGCCCCTGCAGGACCGCCAGGCGCTGCGTCGCGACAAACTCGTCGCCGCGGGCGTCGCACTACTCGGTGGCGCGGCCGGTCCGGCGCTGACCGTGCGGGCGGTCTGCAAGGAAGCCGGCCTGACGGAACGCTACTTCTACGAGAGCTTTAGTGACCGCGACGAATTCGTCCGCGCGGTCTACGACGACGTGTGCAGCACGGCCATGTCGGCGCTGACGTCGTCGACCACACCGCGCGACGCCGTCGAACGGTTCGTGACGCTGATGGTCGACGATCCGGCGCGCGGCCGCGTCCTGCTTATCGCCCCCGAGCGCGAACCCGTGCTCGCGCGCTCCGGCGCGGAGTGGATGCCGACGTTCATCGACCTGCTGCAGCACAAGCTGACCCGCATCACCGACCCGGGTGTGCAGGCCATGGTCGCGACCGGCCTGGTGGGCGCCCTGACGGCGCTCTTCACCGCCTACCTGAACGGCAGGCTCGCGACGACCCGGGAGCAGTTCATCGACTACTGCGTCGACATGCTGCTCAGCCGGGCGCCGACTGCCTGA
- a CDS encoding acyl-ACP desaturase, with the protein MSKDLTDLHLLRELEPVVEKNINRHLSMRKDWNPHDYIPWSDGKNFYALGGQEWSPEQSKLSDIAQTAMVQNLLTEDNLPSYHREIAMNFSMDGPWGWWVNRWTAEENRHGIALRDYLIVTRAIDPVELETIRLEQVTRGFSPGQHGQGDMFAESLFDSVIYVTFQELATRVSHRNTGKACNETVADQLLARVSADENLHMIFYRDVSAAGLDIAPNQAMKSLHRVLRNFKMPGYTVPEFRRRAVTIAVGGVYDPRIHLDDVVMPVLKKWRIFEREDFTGEAAEMRDDLGVLIEELEDACEKFETAKQRRLERERQVAEKKARKNLLVGSSSAG; encoded by the coding sequence ATGTCGAAGGATCTGACCGACCTGCACCTGCTGCGCGAACTGGAACCGGTCGTCGAGAAGAACATCAACCGGCACCTGTCCATGCGCAAGGACTGGAACCCGCACGACTACATCCCGTGGTCCGACGGAAAGAACTTCTACGCGCTCGGCGGCCAGGAGTGGAGCCCCGAGCAGTCGAAGCTCTCCGACATCGCCCAGACCGCCATGGTGCAGAACCTGCTCACCGAGGACAACCTGCCGTCCTACCACCGCGAGATCGCGATGAACTTCAGCATGGACGGCCCCTGGGGCTGGTGGGTCAACCGCTGGACCGCCGAGGAGAACCGGCACGGCATCGCCCTGCGCGACTACCTCATCGTCACCCGCGCGATCGACCCCGTCGAACTCGAGACCATCCGGCTCGAGCAGGTCACCCGCGGCTTCAGCCCCGGCCAGCACGGTCAGGGCGACATGTTCGCCGAGAGCCTGTTCGACTCCGTCATCTACGTGACGTTCCAGGAACTCGCCACCCGCGTCTCGCACCGCAATACCGGCAAGGCGTGCAACGAGACGGTCGCCGACCAGCTGTTGGCCCGCGTCTCCGCCGACGAGAACCTGCACATGATCTTCTACCGCGACGTGTCGGCCGCCGGTCTCGACATCGCGCCCAACCAGGCGATGAAGTCGCTGCACCGGGTGCTGCGCAACTTCAAGATGCCCGGGTACACCGTGCCGGAGTTCCGGCGCCGCGCCGTCACGATCGCCGTCGGCGGTGTGTACGACCCGCGCATCCACCTCGACGACGTCGTGATGCCCGTCCTGAAGAAGTGGCGCATCTTCGAGCGCGAGGACTTCACCGGCGAGGCCGCCGAGATGCGCGACGACCTCGGCGTCCTGATCGAGGAACTTGAGGACGCCTGCGAGAAGTTCGAGACGGCCAAGCAGCGCCGCCTCGAGCGCGAGCGTCAGGTCGCCGAGAAGAAGGCCCGCAAGAACCTCCTGGTGGGATCATCGTCCGCGGGATGA
- the phoU gene encoding phosphate signaling complex protein PhoU, translating into MRTAYHEQLAALSEQLGEMCGLAGAAMERSTQALLQADLALAEQVITDHDQISVLSVSAEESAFVLLALQAPVAGDLRSIVSAIQIVADLDRMGALALHVAKIARRRHPQHALPEEVNGYFAEMGRVAVELSNSAQEVLLTRDPEKAARIREEDDAMDDLHRHLFNVLMDREWKHGVTAAVDVTLLSRFYERFADHAVEVARRVIFQVTGQFPSEEEVPTPL; encoded by the coding sequence ATGCGTACCGCGTACCACGAGCAATTGGCTGCCCTGTCCGAACAGCTCGGCGAGATGTGTGGCCTTGCCGGTGCCGCCATGGAGCGTTCGACCCAGGCCCTGCTGCAGGCCGACTTGGCGCTGGCCGAACAGGTGATCACCGACCACGATCAGATCAGCGTGCTGAGCGTCAGTGCCGAGGAGTCCGCGTTCGTGCTCCTCGCGCTGCAGGCGCCGGTTGCCGGGGATCTCCGCTCGATCGTCAGCGCGATCCAGATCGTCGCCGACCTCGACCGCATGGGGGCGCTCGCGCTGCACGTGGCCAAGATCGCCCGCCGCCGCCACCCGCAGCACGCGCTGCCGGAGGAGGTCAACGGCTACTTCGCCGAAATGGGCCGGGTCGCAGTCGAACTGAGCAACAGCGCCCAGGAGGTACTGCTCACTCGCGACCCGGAGAAGGCCGCCCGCATCCGCGAGGAGGACGATGCGATGGACGACCTGCACCGTCACCTCTTCAACGTGCTGATGGACCGCGAGTGGAAGCACGGCGTGACCGCGGCAGTCGACGTGACGCTGCTGAGCCGCTTCTACGAGCGCTTCGCCGATCACGCCGTCGAGGTCGCCCGCCGGGTCATCTTCCAGGTCACCGGCCAATTCCCGTCGGAAGAGGAAGTCCCAACCCCGCTCTAG
- a CDS encoding serine/threonine-protein kinase, with amino-acid sequence MTSPELIGGRYELRGVLGRGGMAEVHSAWDVRLNRPVAVKLLHPSLLGDPDSRTRFEFEARAAAGLAHPNIVVVHDSGEQPPHGVPFLVMEQLPGASLADEIARGPLPVPRVRSVLADVLAGLGAAHAAGILHRDVKPANVLFAETGQAKLADFGIAKSGSASLTRAGQIFGTMAYLSPERIAGRPATPADDLYAVGAMGYEALTGAMPFPQSEPAALVRAIAAHDVVPLQTARPDVDAGLATVIERAMAPDPSQRFSSAAEMRAALLSVRPATRVMTAPPLPMTTGAVLPPPPPDRRRRVMGGVAAGAAVLLALVFVIVEATRSSPATPSPAATTTPTTTTSSTTTTTTTPPPTTSSLAPAPIQTEPRRGPGNGNDKPKKPKGDDD; translated from the coding sequence ATGACGAGCCCTGAACTCATCGGGGGACGGTACGAACTGCGCGGCGTCCTCGGCCGTGGCGGCATGGCCGAGGTGCACTCGGCCTGGGACGTCCGGCTCAACCGACCCGTCGCCGTCAAGCTGCTGCACCCCTCGCTGCTCGGCGACCCGGACTCCCGGACGCGCTTCGAGTTCGAGGCGAGGGCGGCCGCCGGACTGGCCCACCCCAACATCGTCGTCGTCCACGACAGCGGCGAACAACCACCGCACGGCGTGCCCTTCCTGGTCATGGAGCAACTTCCGGGAGCGTCGCTGGCAGATGAGATCGCCAGGGGACCGTTGCCCGTGCCACGGGTGCGCAGCGTGCTGGCGGACGTCCTCGCGGGTCTGGGTGCGGCGCACGCGGCAGGCATCCTGCACCGCGATGTGAAACCCGCCAACGTACTGTTCGCCGAGACGGGGCAGGCCAAGCTCGCCGACTTCGGGATCGCGAAGTCGGGCAGCGCCAGCCTGACCCGCGCCGGCCAGATCTTCGGCACGATGGCCTATTTGAGCCCCGAGCGGATCGCGGGCAGGCCCGCCACCCCCGCCGACGACCTCTACGCCGTCGGGGCCATGGGCTACGAGGCGCTGACCGGTGCCATGCCCTTCCCGCAGAGCGAACCGGCTGCCCTGGTGCGGGCGATCGCCGCACACGACGTGGTTCCGCTGCAGACGGCCCGCCCGGACGTCGACGCCGGACTGGCCACGGTGATCGAGCGCGCGATGGCGCCCGATCCGTCGCAGCGCTTCTCGAGCGCGGCGGAGATGCGGGCCGCGCTGCTCTCGGTACGGCCGGCCACGCGCGTGATGACCGCCCCGCCGCTGCCGATGACGACCGGCGCAGTGCTGCCACCGCCGCCACCGGACCGCAGGCGGCGCGTGATGGGCGGCGTAGCGGCCGGTGCCGCCGTCCTGCTGGCGCTGGTGTTCGTGATCGTCGAGGCGACGCGGTCCTCGCCCGCCACCCCCAGCCCTGCCGCCACCACGACGCCGACCACCACCACGTCGAGTACGACGACGACCACCACGACGCCCCCGCCGACGACGTCGTCGCTCGCGCCGGCGCCGATTCAGACCGAGCCGCGCCGGGGTCCGGGTAATGGGAACGACAAGCCGAAGAAGCCCAAGGGCGACGACGATTGA
- a CDS encoding LCP family protein, whose amino-acid sequence MSDGDNAAPGRPRPDGSSDDNQWLTRSTRPTPGAAPWERGASPVSRPSEPDEDPAAGEPEPAAGNHTDGVVTVADLIAKVSGTAPPAKREERRRRRAREDPEPEPEPEDGPALESQPEPEPEPEPTAVFGFGAVEADPKTDILPAYASHASELPVLSGKSKPAAAPERIGETRVIPAVRDRRRRRSAMVVGRVAAALIAVFALALTGSAWQWQSMKNRSLNKVSALDPNSRDILDPNAQFGDENFLIVGTDTRLGVNSELGAGTTDDADGARSDTIMMVNIPADRKRVVAVSFPRDLAITPQECEPWNPETRAYGPITDEESPMYGLEEVYTETKLNSAYAVGGPKCLVKVIQKLSGLSVNRFMAVDFAGFSKMVDALGGVEVCSTTPLEDYELGTVLPTAGRQMVDGHTALQYVRARQVTTETNGDYGRIKRQQLFLSSLLRSLISKDTFFSLSKLNNVVNMFIADSYVDNIDTKDLVDLGQSVQGVNAGRITFVTVPTVGYADEYGNETPRMDDMRALFDAIINDDPLPEEKPADDAPPSETQSSTEPEPESADEMVEAVATDPTAITVRVSNSTGEDGLATTAATELQNHGFNTVEPDDYPGPLDNTTVFFSAGNEEAAATVASSFSSPTIERVSGMGSEIRVVLGSDFASVAPPTPSGLPVQVRVLKDSSSQPTHLPEDLTVTNAADTTCE is encoded by the coding sequence ATGAGTGACGGCGACAACGCCGCTCCCGGCCGTCCGCGTCCTGACGGGTCGAGCGACGACAATCAATGGCTTACCCGATCGACCCGTCCGACACCAGGCGCCGCGCCGTGGGAGCGGGGCGCGAGTCCCGTGTCACGGCCGAGCGAGCCCGACGAGGATCCCGCCGCGGGTGAGCCGGAGCCTGCCGCAGGCAACCACACCGACGGCGTCGTCACCGTCGCCGATCTGATCGCCAAGGTCAGCGGCACAGCTCCCCCGGCCAAGCGCGAGGAGCGTCGCCGACGCCGCGCTCGCGAGGACCCAGAACCGGAGCCCGAACCCGAAGACGGACCGGCACTCGAGTCCCAGCCGGAGCCCGAACCCGAGCCCGAACCAACGGCCGTGTTCGGCTTCGGCGCCGTGGAGGCCGATCCGAAGACCGACATCCTCCCGGCCTACGCCTCGCACGCCTCCGAGCTGCCGGTGCTGTCCGGCAAGTCCAAGCCTGCCGCTGCGCCCGAACGCATCGGCGAGACGCGCGTCATCCCGGCCGTGCGGGATCGCCGGAGGCGGCGGTCGGCCATGGTCGTCGGACGCGTCGCGGCGGCCCTGATCGCAGTCTTCGCACTCGCGCTCACCGGGTCGGCATGGCAGTGGCAGTCGATGAAGAACCGCAGCCTCAACAAGGTGTCGGCGCTCGACCCCAACTCGCGCGACATCCTCGATCCGAATGCCCAGTTCGGCGACGAGAACTTCCTGATCGTCGGAACCGACACCCGCCTCGGCGTCAACAGCGAGCTGGGCGCGGGCACCACCGACGACGCCGACGGTGCGCGATCCGACACGATCATGATGGTCAACATCCCCGCGGACCGGAAACGCGTCGTCGCGGTGTCCTTCCCGCGCGACCTCGCGATCACGCCGCAGGAGTGCGAGCCGTGGAATCCCGAGACCCGCGCGTACGGGCCGATTACCGACGAAGAGTCCCCGATGTACGGCCTCGAGGAGGTGTACACGGAGACCAAGCTCAACTCGGCGTACGCCGTCGGTGGGCCGAAGTGTCTGGTCAAGGTCATCCAGAAGCTGTCGGGCCTGTCGGTCAACCGCTTCATGGCCGTCGACTTCGCCGGCTTCTCGAAGATGGTCGACGCGCTCGGCGGCGTCGAGGTCTGCAGCACCACCCCGCTGGAGGACTACGAACTCGGCACGGTCCTGCCCACGGCCGGCCGGCAGATGGTCGACGGCCACACCGCCCTGCAGTACGTGCGCGCCCGCCAGGTCACCACCGAGACCAACGGCGACTACGGCCGGATCAAGCGTCAGCAGCTGTTCCTGTCGTCGCTGCTGCGCTCGCTGATCTCGAAGGACACGTTCTTCTCGCTGAGCAAGCTCAACAACGTCGTCAACATGTTCATCGCCGACAGCTACGTCGACAACATCGACACCAAGGACCTCGTCGACCTCGGGCAGTCGGTGCAGGGCGTCAACGCGGGACGGATCACGTTCGTGACGGTGCCCACCGTCGGCTACGCCGACGAGTACGGCAACGAGACACCCCGCATGGACGACATGCGCGCGTTGTTCGACGCGATCATCAACGACGACCCGCTGCCCGAGGAGAAGCCCGCCGACGACGCCCCGCCGTCTGAGACGCAGAGCAGCACTGAACCCGAGCCCGAGAGTGCCGACGAGATGGTCGAGGCCGTCGCCACCGACCCCACGGCGATCACGGTGCGGGTGTCGAACTCCACCGGCGAGGACGGGCTGGCCACGACGGCTGCGACCGAACTGCAGAACCACGGGTTCAACACCGTCGAACCCGACGACTACCCGGGTCCGCTCGACAACACCACCGTGTTCTTCTCGGCAGGCAACGAGGAGGCCGCCGCGACGGTCGCCTCGTCGTTCTCCAGCCCCACGATCGAGCGCGTGTCGGGCATGGGCAGTGAAATCCGCGTGGTCCTCGGATCGGACTTCGCCTCGGTGGCACCGCCCACCCCGAGCGGCCTGCCGGTGCAGGTACGGGTCCTCAAGGACTCGAGCAGTCAGCCCACCCACCTCCCCGAGGACCTGACGGTCACCAACGCCGCCGACACCACCTGCGAGTGA
- a CDS encoding oxygenase MpaB family protein, producing the protein MTQDTSPSCPVTSAADLAVGCPVAPGGYDAPPAPLGPDSLTWKYFGDWRGLLQGPWAGSMQNMHPQLGAAVEEHSTFFIERWQRLLRSLYPIGGVVFDGDRSPRTGAEVRDYHVDIKGVDAQGRRYHALNPDVFYWAHSTFFVGTLIVAERFCGGLTEAQKRQLFEEHKTWYAMYGMSTRPVPETWEDFQDYWDHMCRNVLENNYAARAVLDLSELPKPPFADKLPDWMWKLQRPLVARFFVWFTVGLYDPPVRELMGYEWTARDEWLHRRLGNAVGRVFALLPERVRMHPRARAGWDRANGRLPADAPPPETPARNLPPLQERGNPMHYCPNV; encoded by the coding sequence GTGACACAAGATACGTCCCCGTCGTGCCCCGTCACCAGCGCGGCCGACCTCGCCGTCGGCTGCCCCGTCGCCCCGGGCGGGTATGACGCCCCGCCGGCGCCGCTGGGACCCGACTCGCTGACGTGGAAGTACTTCGGCGACTGGCGCGGCCTGCTGCAGGGGCCGTGGGCCGGCTCGATGCAGAACATGCACCCCCAGCTCGGTGCTGCCGTCGAGGAGCACTCCACCTTCTTCATCGAGCGCTGGCAGCGTCTGCTGCGGTCGCTGTACCCCATCGGCGGCGTGGTCTTCGACGGCGACCGGTCGCCGCGCACCGGTGCCGAGGTCCGCGACTATCACGTCGACATCAAGGGCGTCGACGCCCAGGGTCGGCGTTATCACGCACTCAATCCGGACGTCTTCTACTGGGCGCACTCGACGTTCTTCGTCGGCACGCTGATCGTCGCCGAACGCTTCTGTGGCGGGCTCACCGAGGCGCAGAAGCGGCAACTGTTCGAGGAGCACAAGACCTGGTACGCCATGTACGGCATGAGCACGCGACCGGTGCCCGAGACCTGGGAGGACTTCCAGGACTACTGGGATCACATGTGCCGCAACGTGTTGGAGAACAACTACGCCGCACGGGCCGTCCTCGACCTCAGTGAGTTGCCCAAGCCACCGTTCGCGGACAAGCTGCCCGACTGGATGTGGAAGCTGCAGCGGCCGCTCGTCGCGCGGTTCTTCGTCTGGTTCACCGTTGGGTTGTACGACCCGCCCGTGCGCGAACTGATGGGCTACGAGTGGACCGCGCGCGACGAATGGCTGCACCGCCGCCTCGGCAACGCGGTCGGCCGGGTATTCGCGCTACTGCCCGAGCGGGTCCGCATGCACCCCCGTGCGCGCGCGGGCTGGGACCGCGCCAACGGGCGCCTCCCGGCTGATGCGCCACCCCCGGAAACCCCTGCGCGGAATCTGCCGCCGCTGCAGGAGCGGGGCAACCCGATGCACTACTGCCCGAACGTCTGA
- the dusB gene encoding tRNA dihydrouridine synthase DusB yields MKIGPFALRSPVVLAPMAGVTNVAFRTLCRELELAREGTVSGLYVCEMVTARALVERHPVTMHMTTFAPEESPRSLQLYSVDPVNTYAAAKMIADEGLADHIDMNFGCPVPKVTRRGGGAALPYKRKLFGEIVAAAVRATEGTDIPVTVKFRIGIDDAHHTHLDAGRIAAEEGAAAVALHARTAAQRYSGTADWEQIAELKQHVTSVPVLGNGDIFDAGDAIAMMDATGCDGVVIGRGCLGRPWLFAELSAAFAGRPIKTPPTLGEVTRIIRRHGELLTDHFGEDKAMRDIRKHVAWYLHGFPAGADLRRGLALVKTLSELDDLLAQLDPDVPFPRAAEGPRGRQGSAASVSLPDGWLDDPDDCTVPTAADVMHSGG; encoded by the coding sequence TTGAAGATCGGGCCGTTCGCCTTGCGCAGCCCCGTCGTGCTGGCGCCGATGGCCGGCGTCACGAACGTCGCGTTCCGCACCCTGTGCCGCGAACTGGAACTGGCTCGCGAAGGCACCGTCAGCGGCCTGTACGTGTGCGAGATGGTGACGGCCCGTGCACTCGTCGAGCGCCATCCGGTCACGATGCACATGACGACGTTCGCGCCGGAGGAGTCACCGCGCTCGCTGCAGCTCTACAGCGTCGACCCGGTGAACACCTATGCGGCGGCGAAGATGATCGCCGACGAGGGGCTCGCCGACCACATCGACATGAACTTCGGCTGCCCGGTGCCCAAGGTCACCCGCAGGGGCGGCGGCGCCGCGCTGCCGTACAAGCGCAAGTTGTTCGGCGAGATCGTCGCCGCCGCGGTACGCGCCACCGAGGGCACCGACATCCCCGTCACCGTGAAGTTCCGCATCGGCATCGACGACGCGCACCACACCCATCTCGACGCGGGCCGGATCGCCGCCGAGGAAGGTGCGGCCGCGGTCGCGCTGCACGCCCGCACTGCTGCCCAGCGCTACTCGGGTACGGCCGACTGGGAGCAGATCGCCGAGCTCAAGCAACACGTCACCTCGGTGCCCGTGCTCGGCAACGGCGACATCTTCGACGCCGGCGACGCGATCGCGATGATGGACGCCACCGGATGCGACGGCGTGGTCATCGGCCGCGGCTGCCTCGGCAGGCCGTGGCTGTTCGCCGAACTGTCCGCCGCCTTCGCCGGGCGCCCGATCAAGACGCCGCCCACCCTGGGCGAGGTCACCCGGATCATCCGCCGCCACGGCGAACTCCTCACCGACCACTTCGGCGAGGACAAGGCGATGCGCGACATCCGCAAGCACGTCGCGTGGTACCTGCACGGGTTCCCCGCCGGCGCGGACCTGCGGCGTGGGTTGGCCCTGGTCAAGACGCTGTCCGAACTCGACGACCTGCTGGCCCAGCTCGACCCGGACGTCCCGTTCCCGCGCGCGGCCGAGGGCCCTCGCGGCCGGCAGGGATCCGCCGCGTCGGTGTCACTGCCCGACGGCTGGCTCGACGATCCGGACGATTGCACGGTGCCGACGGCGGCCGACGTCATGCATTCCGGCGGCTAG
- a CDS encoding SDR family oxidoreductase, producing the protein MTERLDGRTVLVTGANGGLGEEFVRQALDRGARRVYASARRPREWNDERIVPLPLDLTDTASVAGAAATASDVDLVVNNAAIAPADDVSVLAGDEEVLRRIFETNVIGNLRVAKAFAPVLAANGGGALLNVLSLAAWLPLPTAYAASKAAMWSATNALRGELAPQGTTVTGLLVGMVDTPMTTRWDMPKVSPASVVDQAYDGVATGAFEVHADEDTRDVKARLSGSSEELNAYIASKLVDF; encoded by the coding sequence ATGACAGAGCGACTCGACGGTCGGACAGTGCTGGTGACCGGAGCGAACGGCGGGCTCGGGGAGGAGTTCGTGCGCCAGGCCCTCGACCGGGGTGCACGCAGGGTCTACGCCAGCGCGCGCAGGCCGCGGGAGTGGAACGACGAGCGCATCGTGCCGCTGCCGCTCGACTTGACCGACACGGCATCGGTCGCCGGTGCAGCTGCCACGGCGTCCGACGTCGACCTGGTGGTCAACAACGCTGCCATCGCACCCGCCGACGACGTCTCCGTCCTCGCCGGCGACGAGGAGGTCCTGCGCCGCATCTTCGAGACCAACGTCATCGGCAACCTGCGGGTGGCCAAGGCCTTCGCGCCCGTGTTGGCCGCCAACGGCGGTGGCGCGCTGCTGAACGTCCTGTCACTGGCAGCCTGGTTGCCGCTGCCCACCGCCTACGCGGCATCCAAGGCTGCGATGTGGTCGGCCACCAACGCACTCCGGGGCGAACTCGCCCCGCAGGGCACCACCGTCACGGGCCTGCTCGTCGGCATGGTCGACACGCCCATGACGACACGCTGGGACATGCCCAAGGTCAGCCCGGCCAGTGTCGTGGATCAGGCGTATGACGGCGTCGCCACCGGGGCGTTCGAGGTACACGCCGACGAGGACACCCGCGACGTGAAGGCCCGGCTCAGCGGCAGCTCGGAGGAACTAAACGCCTACATCGCCTCGAAGCTCGTCGACTTCTAG
- a CDS encoding IF2 family translation initiation factor codes for MKILEIPFAVLRFQYSLARFPLQLIEDRVVSRWDSEAPARLFYERSLGSLDSTVGSVLGDADLAARGSALVERSETLGRAATLEAEAEAKRRQADERLEAKREQAQEQAEDAHAEKNRRMSEARQAADEKKRAATQTAAQRAAAVKKQADEVAEKRVQSAENARRAETSAIRAQEKAVTNAAEAKRDDARDKRTEAAQKRAQADKVESLADAEKEKRQAERASDK; via the coding sequence ATGAAGATTCTCGAAATACCCTTTGCCGTCCTGCGCTTTCAGTACTCCCTCGCGCGGTTTCCCTTGCAGCTGATCGAAGACCGCGTCGTCTCGCGTTGGGACTCCGAAGCCCCCGCCCGTCTGTTCTACGAGCGCTCGCTCGGCTCTTTGGACTCGACCGTTGGATCCGTCCTGGGCGATGCCGATCTCGCCGCACGCGGGTCGGCGTTGGTCGAGCGCAGCGAAACCCTGGGACGCGCAGCCACTCTCGAGGCCGAGGCCGAGGCCAAGCGTCGCCAGGCCGACGAGCGGCTCGAGGCGAAGCGCGAGCAGGCTCAGGAGCAGGCTGAGGACGCGCATGCCGAGAAGAACCGTCGCATGAGCGAGGCCCGGCAGGCCGCCGACGAGAAGAAGCGTGCCGCAACGCAGACCGCAGCCCAGCGGGCCGCGGCGGTGAAGAAGCAGGCCGACGAGGTCGCCGAGAAGCGCGTGCAGTCGGCCGAGAACGCACGTCGCGCAGAGACGTCCGCGATTCGCGCCCAGGAGAAGGCGGTCACCAACGCCGCCGAGGCCAAGCGCGACGATGCGCGTGACAAGCGCACCGAAGCGGCGCAGAAGCGGGCCCAGGCCGACAAGGTCGAGAGCCTGGCTGACGCCGAGAAGGAAAAGCGTCAGGCCGAGCGCGCCAGCGACAAGTAA
- a CDS encoding CsbD family protein — protein MTDDSTSDQARKGLFDSVKGKAKEIAGAVTGNDSLTAEGQLEQTQAQERKEANSVEAVAKAEADQARQQQAEAQKESFEARREVDAETTAVKTEARAQSAAQKQAAEAAAQRDAAAQRTQAEAEAAQKAAVAKAAEDAKVENAVDQVDGALDEHQRAARDAAAPEVEAARLRREAEALTDQADLP, from the coding sequence ATGACTGACGACAGTACTTCAGACCAGGCACGCAAGGGTCTGTTCGACTCCGTGAAGGGCAAGGCGAAGGAGATCGCCGGAGCCGTCACGGGCAATGACTCGCTCACCGCCGAGGGCCAGCTTGAGCAGACTCAGGCGCAGGAGCGCAAGGAAGCCAACAGCGTCGAGGCCGTCGCCAAGGCCGAGGCCGACCAGGCACGCCAGCAGCAGGCCGAGGCGCAGAAGGAGAGCTTCGAGGCTCGCCGCGAGGTCGACGCCGAGACCACTGCAGTCAAGACCGAGGCGCGGGCGCAGTCCGCAGCGCAGAAGCAAGCCGCGGAAGCAGCGGCCCAGCGCGACGCTGCGGCCCAGCGCACGCAGGCCGAGGCCGAGGCGGCGCAGAAGGCTGCGGTCGCCAAGGCCGCCGAGGACGCCAAGGTCGAGAATGCCGTCGACCAGGTGGACGGCGCCCTCGACGAGCACCAGCGAGCGGCACGTGACGCAGCCGCACCCGAGGTCGAGGCGGCGCGGTTGCGGCGCGAGGCCGAAGCATTGACCGACCAAGCCGACCTACCGTGA
- a CDS encoding TetR/AcrR family transcriptional regulator: MNTQTARPLRADAKRNRDAILRAARAVFDTDGIFASLDGIASAAGVGNATLYRNFPTRNDLLAAVIEDSIGDLLQESDAIERDMEADEGLREWLFRLAWALRIWQELPTCIATTIADDTSPVQDVSTRLTDRTRDFLHRARDHGAASATVTAEELFQLITAVSWGIDRFGDDAERARHRVGFATAGVFRAE; this comes from the coding sequence GTGAACACGCAAACGGCACGCCCGCTCCGGGCCGACGCCAAGCGCAACCGCGACGCGATCCTGCGCGCCGCACGGGCGGTCTTCGACACCGACGGGATCTTCGCCTCGCTCGACGGCATCGCCAGTGCCGCAGGCGTCGGCAACGCGACCCTCTACCGGAACTTCCCCACCCGCAACGATCTGCTCGCCGCCGTCATCGAGGACAGCATCGGCGACCTGCTCCAGGAGTCGGACGCGATCGAGCGCGACATGGAAGCCGACGAGGGGCTGCGGGAGTGGCTGTTCCGGCTCGCGTGGGCGCTGCGCATCTGGCAGGAGCTGCCGACGTGCATCGCCACCACGATCGCCGACGACACCTCGCCGGTGCAGGACGTCTCGACGCGCCTGACCGACCGGACCCGCGACTTCCTGCACCGGGCGCGCGACCATGGTGCGGCATCGGCGACCGTCACCGCCGAGGAGCTGTTCCAACTCATCACGGCCGTGTCATGGGGCATCGATCGCTTCGGCGACGACGCCGAGCGCGCACGCCATCGGGTCGGCTTCGCGACCGCGGGAGTGTTCCGAGCGGAATGA